A part of Halobacillus shinanisalinarum genomic DNA contains:
- a CDS encoding LysM peptidoglycan-binding domain-containing protein: MQIHVVTSGDSVYSIAAQYGSTPSAIIEANELETPGNLVVGQAIVIPGQGQFYFVQQGDSLYEIANQFGTTVETLIQVNQLQPNQILPVGYRLYIPQEASMEITTNAYIEPTGGQVSDVLRSSAEQRAPLLSYLAPFSYEIQEDGSLTAPPLDNFRAIAEANNASLMMVVTNLGEEGFSQELGRTILTNEQLQNTLLDNIVQTAQSVGFQDIHFDMEFLPPETRENYNQFLRKAKQRFTNEGLLLSTALAPKTSAEQEGAWYEAHDYQAHGEIVDFVVLMTYEWGYSGGPARAVSPIGPVTEVVNYALSVMPADKILLGQNLYGYDWTLPYEPGGEIADAVSPQQAIQIARENNVAISYSEEAQAPFFTYTDTSGNQHEVWFEDARSIQAKFDLIKRLNLKGISYWKLGLSFPQNWLLLGSQFTIAKNQ, translated from the coding sequence GTGCAAATTCATGTAGTAACATCAGGTGACTCTGTCTATTCTATTGCTGCCCAGTACGGAAGTACCCCCAGTGCAATTATCGAGGCAAACGAGCTAGAAACACCAGGAAATCTTGTCGTGGGGCAGGCCATTGTCATCCCAGGTCAGGGTCAATTTTATTTTGTCCAGCAAGGCGATAGTTTATATGAGATCGCTAATCAATTTGGGACAACTGTCGAGACGCTGATCCAAGTAAACCAATTGCAGCCTAACCAAATACTCCCTGTTGGTTACCGCCTCTACATCCCACAGGAAGCCTCCATGGAGATTACGACAAATGCCTACATCGAACCAACTGGCGGACAGGTATCGGACGTATTGCGAAGTTCGGCCGAACAACGAGCGCCTTTGCTAAGCTATTTAGCACCTTTTAGTTATGAAATACAGGAAGACGGATCACTTACAGCCCCACCGCTTGATAATTTCAGGGCGATTGCTGAAGCGAATAATGCTTCTTTAATGATGGTCGTAACCAATCTAGGCGAGGAAGGGTTCAGTCAAGAATTGGGGCGAACGATTTTGACGAATGAACAGCTGCAAAACACATTGCTAGATAATATTGTTCAAACGGCCCAATCAGTAGGTTTCCAAGATATTCACTTTGACATGGAATTTCTGCCTCCTGAAACTAGAGAAAATTACAATCAATTTTTACGTAAAGCAAAACAAAGGTTTACAAATGAAGGGCTTCTTCTATCTACAGCCCTAGCACCAAAAACTAGTGCAGAGCAGGAAGGCGCCTGGTATGAGGCACATGATTATCAAGCACACGGGGAGATTGTTGACTTCGTAGTGTTAATGACATATGAATGGGGATACAGCGGCGGTCCAGCAAGGGCGGTTTCGCCAATTGGCCCTGTCACAGAGGTCGTTAACTATGCTTTATCCGTTATGCCTGCCGATAAAATTTTACTCGGGCAAAATTTATATGGATATGACTGGACGCTGCCTTATGAGCCCGGCGGTGAAATCGCCGATGCCGTCAGCCCTCAACAGGCGATTCAAATTGCTCGGGAAAATAATGTCGCCATTTCCTATAGCGAAGAAGCTCAGGCTCCTTTCTTCACTTATACTGATACTTCGGGAAATCAACATGAAGTTTGGTTTGAGGATGCTCGCTCCATTCAGGCAAAATTTGATCTCATCAAGCGATTGAACTTAAAAGGGATTAGCTACTGGAAGCTCGGTTTATCTTTTCCACAAAACTGGCTCTTATTAGGCAGCCAATTTACCATTGCAAAGAACCAGTAA
- the tadA gene encoding tRNA adenosine(34) deaminase TadA, whose product MDKDEYYMQLALQQAEQAKAIGEVPIGAIVVYQDEVIAMGFNQRETSQLASSHAEFIAIEKANQAVGSWRLENCTLYVTLEPCPMCAGAIVQSRVPRVVFGASDPKAGCAGTLMNLLNEDRFNHQATVLGGILEDDCGEILKDFFRELRDKKKRHRGMDN is encoded by the coding sequence ATGGATAAAGATGAATATTATATGCAGCTAGCCCTACAACAAGCCGAACAAGCAAAAGCGATCGGCGAGGTGCCTATCGGGGCAATAGTTGTATATCAAGATGAAGTGATCGCCATGGGCTTTAATCAACGTGAAACATCACAACTAGCTTCTTCGCATGCAGAATTTATTGCAATTGAAAAGGCAAATCAAGCTGTAGGGAGCTGGCGCCTTGAGAATTGTACCCTCTATGTAACTTTAGAGCCTTGTCCGATGTGTGCGGGGGCAATCGTTCAATCCAGAGTCCCACGGGTTGTTTTTGGTGCATCTGATCCTAAAGCAGGCTGTGCAGGAACATTAATGAATCTACTTAATGAAGATCGTTTTAATCACCAGGCAACTGTATTGGGTGGGATTTTAGAAGACGATTGCGGAGAAATACTAAAGGACTTTTTTAGAGAACTTCGGGATAAAAAGAAGCGTCACAGGGGCATGGACAATTAA